In Streptomyces venezuelae, the sequence GTCCGCAGGGCGAGGGCTATGGCGTCGGAGGGACGCGCACTCACCTCGACCCCGCTGGCGAAGACGAGCTCCGCGTAGAAGACGCCCTCCCGCAGATCCGTGATCCGGACCTCGGTGAGCTCCTCGCCGATCGCCTCCAGCACGTCCTTGAACAGGTCGTGCGTCAGCGGCCGGGCAGGGGCCATCCCCTGCTGCGCGAAGGCAATGGCGGTCGCCTCCCCTGGACCGATCCAGATGGGGAGGTACCGGTCGCCTCCCACTTCACGCAGGAGCACGATCGGTTGGTTGGAGGGCATTTCCACCCGGACACCCACAACGTCGAGCTCGTTCACACAGCAACCCTAGGACCTGCTCGGCAGGTTTGGGTAGTCGGGCCCCCCACCTCAGGGCAGCCGGACCCCGAGAGCGGTCCGTACGAACGCCTCGTGGAGCCGTACGGAGAGCCCCGCCAGCTCCTTCAAGGTGGCCTCCGCATGCGCCCGGGTCTGCGGATTGCGATGCCTGCGCAGCGGTGCCACCACCTGCTCCACCAGCCCCGCCTCACGGTCCGCGGCAGCCTTCATCGTCCGCAGGTGCCGCGGCTCCAGCCCGAACCGGCCCAGGTCGGCCACCAGCCGGGCGACCGTGACC encodes:
- a CDS encoding bifunctional nuclease family protein → MNELDVVGVRVEMPSNQPIVLLREVGGDRYLPIWIGPGEATAIAFAQQGMAPARPLTHDLFKDVLEAIGEELTEVRITDLREGVFYAELVFASGVEVSARPSDAIALALRTGTPIYGSDGVLDDAGIAIPDEQEDEVEKFREFLDQISPEDFGTGPQ